The stretch of DNA TGGTCTCCTTCTCTGCCGAAGCGGATAACGTCGTTCCATGTCTGTTGTCGACTTTGGCATTCAAACGAATATGAGACAAATGTGAATCGTAAACATTTTTAGAAATGATAGACACAGCCGATCCGGTATCTAGTTCCATTCTTAGTGTTTTCTCACTGATAATCGGAAAAAGCCAAATTGCACCATTTTTGTTTCTAAGTACGCTATTTATACGTAAATTACCAACCTCTATAGACGACGAATCCGACGAATTCTCCAAGTTTGGACTATCACTGCTGTCGTTCTCCATAACATTTGCACTTCGTGCTTTATCATTATCGCGTCTGTCATTCCCCGTCCTTTCTCTGGACATCACTGGCTAACGTCGTGTGCAAACCTGTTGAATATGACCTCGGCGGCCGCAGTTAAAACACTGGAAGTTTTTATAACGacaatttttgaaatcgtgTGCAGTTTCACCACAGTGCTTACATTTTAAGGTATTAAACCGTTGCTTTCCAGAAAAATAATGCTCCTTCACCATTGGCATAACACTGCCACTTGATATTTCGGCCACATCCCTGTTGGCCAATTCCATTGACGTTGCAATTTGAAATGCCCTTTGAAGATCTAATTTTTCCCCATCTTTTGCCATTAACCTTTTTCTAGTAGCCTCATCAAGTATACCAAAGATTAATCGATCGCGTATGAAATCATCCTTCAATGGACCGAATTTACACCCCTCAGACAATTTTCTTAGCTCTGCTGCATATTCACGAACCCCTTCAGAAAACTTCTGATCTCTTCTGTGAAATGCGAACCTTTCCACAAAAACGGAACGTTTCGGTTTTAAATGATCTTGCAAGGTTTTCTTCATAACATCGTATGTTTTGGAACTAGGCAAGTCGAGTGCCAAAAGATTGTGTAGTATTTGGTAGGTTTTAGTAGGCAAGTTTGCAATTAACGTTGGTACCTTTTTCTCATCGGCAAtatcatttgcaataaaatactgtTCTAATTGCTCACAATAAAGTGGCCAATCACTCCCATCATATTGAATCATATTCTTAGCCATTTCTTTGATTTACAGGGAATTTGTTGCGCGGTCCCGCATATAAACAATAACAGTGTCTCACCAACGTCTTTGCACATATAAACAATAACAGGGTCTCACCAACGTCTTTGCAATCGCTCTAAATTTACGATTCATCAACCTGTGTGTATCCTATTCTCGTCGCCAGTTTGTTGTGTTCTTAAGTCCCCTTTATTTGTCAGAAATAGACGAGTATAGACGTTGTAGCAACACCCTTTATTGACCAACTCAAACCATCGACTGGGCCGGGAACTCCGGCCAAGGACATAACGTGTTAAGTAAATCGCATGAGCAGTCATGcgatttatgacgtaataaatacaCCACATTTTGAATGCTGCTATTTGGTGTTGCTGCTATATTTCGTGTTTTGGTGTTGGGGACACCGGGGGCGCTGTGGCTCTGGCAGTCTTTCTTTTGGAGGGAAGTGGTTTGCAGTGATGCGGCTGTGGTGGAGTTAGTTGGCTTTTtggtgtttgtttatttttggttttgcggctatTGGATTGCGATAGATTTGGATATTCTAATGCTAGTTAATGGGATGTTATTGTCAGTGCATTTCAATTGTTGTGTATCTGGACAATTgagattttagttttttttttcacgattTTAGAATTTCTTCTTGATGTCAGGACGTGACTTCAGATTTcggatgttttattttaaatattgtttttgtttgcattGTGCCGCCTGGGTTTGTTGTTTTAATTGTTTTCCTTCTGTTCTGTTGATTTcaatggagtatttggttgtatttagATTTCAGATTGATGATTATTTTGAGAATATTGGCATTAAATCATATTAGAATATAAATTCTGGACCTGAACGATTCATTTAATTGGAAGTTACGCTATAAAATCTTGATAAAAGCATGCCAGGATATCTTTCAGAGACTGAATGACACGCAAAAATAGAAAGAACACTAGAATGAAGAGAGAAGAAAACTTCAGTGGTCAAATGAATACACTGGAGGCTAAGAGGTCTACAATGGAGTCATGAGTAGAAGGGATCGAAGAAGCCGTAGATGAACTTGACATTTCATCAAGATGTGAGAAATTAGCAAAAAGAGCTGCAAGTGACACTACATGGATTTCAGGAGAATGTGATTGAAACTTTGGTTAAAATGCAAAGCGCCCAGATCAGTTTGAATAAACCTGATTATACAACTAAAAAAAAGAGCGAAATGACACAACAGCGTAGTGATAATGGATGACCAGAATGACAAATCAGTGCAGATTGAGTTGAAAGAGACAACGCAAGACAACAACTATGGGAATAGACCGAAGCCGGAAATGGAGTCTCCACCTACCATGCCTATGTACCCGGTGAGTTTTCTACTTCTTTGATCTCTATTGTGGGGTTATGTTCAAGCCGGAATGACATCCGGAAAATTTTGATGGATCGGAAAATTGGGTCTTATTTCTGTACCATTTCAAGGCTATAGCCAAGTCTACTATTTGGAATATGAACACGATGGGGAGTTAATTAGGCATTTGAATGGTAGGCAATGCTCGAGGCCATATGAAATTGCCCGTTGACGAACGTGAATGCTTTTGAGTCTATCGTACGTCGTTTTAAAGAATATTTCGAAATGGAAGGTTGTATTGAAGCTCTTCGAGCCGTTTTCAGTGAGCGTGTGATGTTGGCaaaagaaatatataataaatttggcGTCGCATTGAGACAGCTGGCTAGGCGAGCATATCCATACTTGAAAGCTTTGAATAAGCATAACTTGGTAAAATCGCAATTTTTGCAAGGATTGGACGGCAAGGTTAGTTTGCACACTGGTATTTTGCACTCGTCACGTTGGATGATACAATGCCGTTGCCCACCGTATATCGATATCATGAAAGGCAATGGGAACCCACAAACGAGGTAACCAAACCAAGAGCTACCATAGCAAATATTTCTAGCGATAAGTCTGAGGTAAAATTTGGAGCTGATATTATCAAAGAGATTTTGGACCGCCTAGCACAGCCTTAGTTGCAGATACGTCGAGATTCCACTTATCCCCTCAGCTCCAATATCTTTTGTTTCATATGCGGACAAGTGGGGAATAGAACCCGTGATTGCCACAGTTGACAAGCTCTTGCACCATCGTTTAcgccagtgattcccaaagtgggcgatatcgccccacGGTGGACGAAAACGAATCACAGAGGATGGAAAAAGTCAAAGGGGgagataggggggcgatttcgagaaatctgtttttgttcggcgcatcgtgcaaattaattactgtactctgcgtgctttcgtagaTTTGAATCaagtgggcgattatcacacgcgaaaggattgctggactcgtctttgCAGTAAGGtgcggtagtttgcgtatcctaGTGGTTGGGAAAATACGAAGGGGTAAAATTATCTGGCCTGAGACGATCCACTGAAAGAaactttccccgacctttgaccccgggaAATTCTTCCAATACTTcaccatttcaaaattttcggtgcttattttaagagtggttgcgcgagttgttgcctgttaattggggtatttgtttcaaaccagcatTCTAAATcctaccattcaacaatctgtctttttaaaagtaccggtaaaaaTTTTTAGCCTAGTCCATCGCAGCTATTTCTACacaaatttttaattactgTAATTGAACCGAAACTACTAGGAATACAAATTGATCATTgacttatatttaaatttacgaaaaacaactaaacactaacgaatataattcaaacaCGCAAAAATGAGGTAATTTTACGACCACAcctgaaaatctgtcttagtgagaaatgtgtctgagcggatgctaAAGAGGGTATGGTTACGTTATTTTgaatcttgctgattggccaatgtcacgaagtaaacaaggaagtctatgcccggagAAACATctaaacggcggttttgacaatgaattaattttattcataacgctcgaggagtaaattacatttttttacgtaacagaatttatcgcgagacacgtttagactaaattttattatatcctaaaaatattattgaacaaCCAGCTAACTACTAGTtcaacgagcctacaatttaattataattagacaaatggaaacacgcagaaaagttgatgctaagtgcaggggttcaatagcgaagtaaatattcgaatatattgcaatgcgaTAAGGAGATAAAATGCATATGtttattcgagagattcatcactgcttaatttttgtaagaatgtatcttcttaaagaacaTCTTCATCAAAATTTCCCAAACCATGCGAAactattcacttcgatgtttggaagtacatatttatgcgaacaattattggacacgtagtggacatagcgatcgttttgttgttatgttgttcttattcttgtttttgtcgttctttgacacgttttaaagaaatcgcttttctcttcgattactggaccaatggctttgatattttcagtggttaaggATAAAAAATTTCTCCAGACGGCTGTTCCTTTTTttagctatgacgtcatcaaagttATGTGattctacgtgtccatatatttgagcatatctctcttgttTCCGAAAaagaacattacaaagaacgagagaactatgctcaaatatatggacacgtggctccacataattttgatgacgtcatagcaaaaagtaatagccctctagcaaaatatataataggataggatttacatattaatcccggggtagaagaaagccgataagacggcttaatcatatggcgaaccaaggcctctcgtccggttaccagtccaggtcgggtatgggattagttagccagttatttgttttcggaagcatggacttgatggtggaggaagccgtaaccgaccagcggttacttgaaccaccctacgtcggcgaggagtccagcaatcctctcgcacatgatcatccccgcacgggattcgaacctgcgaaccgatgaagggtaatcagagatgcggtggaaagcgtattcccaacgcttagcacgatgcgccgcACCGCCGAGCCGAtttctttactcactgaaaatttcaaagcaattgatccagtaatcaaagagaaaagcgagtTTTTAGAAACGTGTCGaggaacaagaacaacaagatcaagaacaacaacaacataatactaaAACAATCGTTctgtccactgacgtgtccaacaagcaaagaactaggattggtgatgcccatttaaaaaatgttccaatcttggcgtcaaaaggctatcaagcgtgatgcagcgacaagacagtgtcacattaaatgtcattgtaatatttctttaataagacgactgagttgagttcacgaattgtcgcagttttcgcgcgctgttccgtttttccttaaaaaaaatatatgcgacccgccaaagactagcaaccctaaattttgttccgcgagcgacataaaatttgccgaaccctgggccgtagccgatagtcggtcacggcttcttccacatccgagtccacaaatccaaaacaaatggttgattaattctatggactggtgaacggactggaggccgtagtaggatgaggaatcggggatgaattttaccgaaaaccggtatatatcatgtattttggtgcaggtcatcaggttGTAcggatgaatgagatgtacaaaaattattattataagttttggGAAATTAactatgttttcattattttaatgtaaaatgGAGTGAATTTAGGGGGTTAAATGCTATAGGGCAAGAGTACATGACGGATTTTGAGGAGATAGAAcactggattctttcatttccgacctcttatatggtgaaaaaggggttttcagccgtgctattATTGATTTATATCGAAACAACAAAATCGCCTTTTCATCAGTAAACGggtaattttaaatatattaaaaaactgagtgaagaacaccaagctcatccatctcattaaaacactataaactatggtTTGTCTTCTTATTCGGTCTGTGATATactcgtttctgactttacattcttttgcagtgccggggggcgatggtaAATTAAAATTTGGGTACCACTGGTCTACGTCATGTTCTCGCTGTAAGCAAACGGATCATTGGGCACGAGATTGTCCTAATATTACGGGTGGATCATATTGTTTCTGTGCAGACATCAGGGACATATTAGCCGAAACTGTTCCATGACCACTGAACAAAAACCAGCAATTACTATTTCCTATCCGAGCATGGTGCCATTCTATATTTCTTGCAACTGTTACGACccatattttttgaatgctGTTATTTGATGTTGCTGctatattttgtgttttggTGGTGGGGACCCCGGGAGAGCTGTGACTCTGTCAGTCTTTCTTTTGTTAACCTGCTGGGGAGGGCTGCGGATTGCAGTGATGCGGCTGTTGTTGTGTTAGTTGGATTTTTTGTGTTCTGGGGTGTTTTGGGTCTTTGCGATTGTTTCTGGTTCTCAAATGGGTTGCCAAGTTTTGTTTATTCCTGGTTTTGTGACTATTGAATTGAAATAGATTTGGGTATCGTAATGTTTGTCAATGGGATGATATTACTGTTTGAGTATAGTGTAATTACGGTTGTTTTGTTGTGGTGTTATAGGTATTGTCAGTGCGTTTCAATTGTTGTGTATCTATCTAGATTGGTGTATTGTCTTTTAAAATGGCTGTGTTATGCAAATGATCAGTTGTGAACCggattttagattttttttcacGATTTTAGAATTTGTTCTTGATTTCAGGGTGTGTCTTCAGATTTCGGGTGTTTTATTACGTATATTCTTTTTCTTGCATTGTGATTCGTGGGTTTGTTGTTTCCATAGTTTTTCTTCTGTTCTGATGAATTcaatggagtatttggttgtatttagGTTTCAGATTGATGATTATTTTAAGAATATTGACATCAGAATATATTAGAATATGTATTCTGGACTTGGACGATTCATTTAATAGGAAGTTACGCTATAAATTTTTGACAAGAACACGCCAGGATATTTTCCAGAGATTAAATGGCACGCAAAAATAGAAAGATctctaaaatgaagaaaaaagaaaacttcAGTCGTCGAATGAATACACTGAAGGCTAAGAGGACTATAATGGAGTCACGAGTAGAAAATATCAGAGGAGTCGTAGATGAACTCAACATGGATGTCAACAAGTGCCATGACAGTGCATTGGCACTCTATCACAATGTGAGAAATTGGCGAAAAGAGCGGCAAGTGACACTACATGGATTTTAGGAGAATGTGATTGAAACTTTGGTTAACAGCCAAAGCGCCCAGCTCAGTTTAAATGAACCTGATAAGACACCTAAAAAGGCAAGCAAAATGACGTCACAACATAGTGTGATAATGGATGATCAGTGTGACAAATTCAGTGCAGATTGAGTCGAAAGAGATACCGCTCGACAATAACTATGGGAATAGATGgaagaaaaaaatggaatatcCGCCTACCATGCCCATGTAACCTGTGAGTGTTTCTACTCCTTTGACATATAGTTCCGCTAGTGCATGTGGGGTAATGTTTAGGACGAAatcaaaccaaaaaatatttggaattggaaGGTTGTATTGAAGCGATTTGTTCCGTTTTCATTTAGAGGGTGAAATTGGCACGAGAAACCTATAATGAATTTGGCGCTGCATCTGACTAGTCGAGCTTATCCATACTTGAAACATTTAGATAGGATGGCTTGGCAAAATGGCAATTTTTGCAAGGATTAGACGACAAGGTTAGTTTGCACATTGGTCTTTTGCAACCCGCCACTCTGAAAGAAGCAATGTCGTTGGCTACCTTGCAAGAACTATAGAATGGGGCCGTGCTCGAAATGGAATTAGTAACTGTTGGTTTTTGTTCAGTGGTCATGGAACAGTCCCTGTTGTCCGCAACGAAAACAAAATGGTCTAGCCGTATTATTTAGACAATCTCGTGCCCAATGACCTGTTTGGTTACAGTCTAGACATGTCGTAGACGGTGGAAAACTGCTTATGTCCAAGCACAAATGTATTGAATAATAAACTGTAGGCCGCCTGctatatttgaaattagttCAGTGCGATTTATTGAATACTTGCTTTAATTTTTCGTATCGGGGACTTTCGTAGGTAGACTttctaggtgcggcccgcggcttcacccagttacttgtatttggcccgcctgtaaAAAAGGTTGTAAAAGGACAACAGGGACATATTAGCCGAAACTGTTCCATGACCACTGAACAAAAACCAGCAATTACTACCATTTTGTGTTCTGGGGTGTGTGTTTTGGGTCTGTGCGATTGTTTCTGGTTTTTAAGTGGGTTGCCAAGTTTGTTTGTTCCTCGTTTTGTGGCTATTGGATTGAAATAGATTTGGGTATTGTATTGTTTGTCAATTGGATGATATTACTGTTTGAGTATAGTGTAATTACGATTGTTTTGTTGTGGTGTTATAGGTTTTACTACGGAATTAGTTATTGTCAGTGCGTTTCAATTGATGTGTATCTAGAGAATCGTGTATTGTCTTTTAAAATGGCTGTGTTATGCAAATAATCAGTTGTGTACcgaattttagatttttttttcacgattttagaatttgttattGATTTCAGGGTGTGTCTTCAGATTTCGGATGTTTTATTACGTATATTGTTTTTCTTGCATCGTGATGCTTGGGTTTGTTGTTTTCCTTTTGTTCTGTTGATTTCAATGGACTATTTGGTTGTATTTAGTTTTCAGATTGATGATTATTTTGAGAATATTGACATCAGATcatattagaatatatattcTGGACTTGGACGATTCGTTTGATAGGAAGTTACGCTATAAATTTTTGACAAAAGCACGCCAGGATATTTTCCAGAGATTAAATGGCACGCAAAAATCGAAAGATTactaaaattgagaaaaaagaaGACTTCAGTGGTCGAATGAATACAATGGAGGCTAAGAGGACTACAATGGAATCACGAGTAGAAAAGATCGAAGGAGTCGTAGATGAACTTAACATGGATTTCAACAAGTACCATGACAGTGCAATGGCACTCCATCAGGATGTGAGAAATTGGCAAAAAGAGCTGCAAGTGACACTACATGGATTTTAGAAGAATGTGATTGAAACTTTGGTTAACAGCCAAAACGCCCAGGTCAGTTTAAATGAACCAGATAAGACACTTAAAAAGGCAAGCGAAATGACATCACAACATAGTGTGATAGTGAATGATCAGTGTAACAAATTCAGTGCAGATTGAGTCGAAACAGACACCGCTCGACAACAACTATGGGAATAGACCGAAAAAAGAAATGGAGTCCCCGCCCATCATGCCCATGTAACCGGTGAGTGTTTCTACTCCTTTGACAAATAGTTCCGCTAGTGCATGTGGGGTAATGTTTAGGACGAAACgaaaccaaaaaatatttgggatTGGAAGGCTGTATTGAAGCCATTTGAGCAGTTTTCATTCAGAGGGTGAAGTTGGCACGAGAATTCTATAATGAATTTTGGCGCTGCATCTGACTAAGCGAGCTCATCCATACTTGAAACATTCAGATAGGAGGACTTGGCAAAATGGCAATTTTTGCAAGGATTAGACGAAAAGGTAAGTTTGGGTCGTTTAATGTGACTGCCTTGGTTCATTTGAAACGTTTTTCCGCTTCGTTTAAAACGTTTGCCACATTTTGCCGCCCTCCAGCAACGTGCCGCCCCTGGATTTATCCACAAGATCCAATGGGTAGTTACGCCACTGCAATGACGACATGATTAATGCAAATACAAACAATACCCGCACATCAAGCTTCCACAATTATTATACCAAGGAAACTGGTATTTCCCAATcattgatggggcgccatcagtaGTTATTTCCAAAAGTTTCGCCAAAGCCAAGCCAAGACACTTGATCTCTCTCATCACAGCTCCCAACAGACCAACGCCTCTAGTCGTGCCCTTAATAGGGACAATGGCTGCGAGCTATGCGGTAgttcaaaatcattattatctCCCCACAAGAAGATTGCCAACTGAACAGTAACCTTGATGTCAGTGCGTTAGTCAAGCACCAAGGaatatgatgaaaattttgccacctttgcaattaaagtttccgcTATAAAGTTCTCAAGCTCTTCAAAATGACGAGTTATGGTcttctgtcttgacaggctttTTCTGCaaacacctcttttatttccggacttaaaacattggcaacccaaacaatacataatataaattCCTTAACGAATTATCAATCTGAAAATGGCTCCGATTGTTTTGGATGTCAACAAGTGCCATGACAGTGCAATGGCACTCTATCACAATGTGAGAAATTGGCGAAAAGAGCGGCAAGTGACACTACATGGATTTTAGGAGAATGTGATTGAAACTTTGGTTAACAGCAAAAGCGCCCAGCTCAGTTTAAATGAACCTGATAAGACACCTAAAAAGGCAAGCAAAATGACGTCACAACATAGTGTGATAATGGATGATCAGTGTGACAAATTCAGTGCAGATTGAGTCAAAAGAGATACCGCTCGGCAATAACTATGGGAATAGATCGAAGAAAAAAATGGAGTATCCGCCTACCATGCCCATGTAACATGTGAGTGTTTCTACTCCTTTGACATATAGTTCCGCTAGTGCATGTGGGGTAATGTTTAGGACGTAACGgaaccaaaaaatatttgggatTGGAAGGTTGTATTGAAGCGATTCGAGCCGTTTTCATTCAGAGGGTGAAGTTAGCACGAGAATCCTATAATGAATTTGGCGCTGCATCTGACTAGGCGAGCATATCCATACTTGAGACATTTAGATAGGTTGACTTGGCAAAATGGCAAATTTTGCAAGGATTAGAGGACAAGGTTAGTTTGCACATTGGTCTTTTGCAACCCGCCACTCTGGAAGATGCAATGTCGTTGGCTACCTTGCAAGAATTATAGAATGGCACCGTGCTCAAAATGAAAGTATTAACCGTTGGTTTTCGTTCAGTGGTCATGGAACAGTTTCGGCTAATATTTCCTTGTTGTAGGTTTCTAGGTTTCTACTAAATTATCTCGAAATTTTCAATCGGAAACTTTTGCTTAgtccagcggttctcaaacattTTGTTTGTGCGGCGCCAGTTTACTGCATTAGAGTTATAATGCTTTTACTTTATCGTATTAAATTGTACTCAGAAATTGGGATTTTGCAAACGGCgatattctaaaattatctTAAACCAAAATTCAGATTgtattatttcagaatagtgAAATTTTCATTCATTGTAACTCGGCGCAACGGCGAtttacgttgaaaataattgaattgaTATCGCGAGACAATTTTAATGCTTGTATCGGCCATGaactgaatattttacgcaacagaaaatcatcatCGGTGACAAAGTCGGCAATTTTGACGAATGTCGTAAGCGCGACGACTCGTTTCCCCTGTAAATGTACTGAAAATATAGTAGCGGCAAGTCATCTGGCATTTTTGACGAAGTACTTTCATTTCTAACATCATATTTGATGGTAGAAAAGAGTCAAATCAAATAATGAGATTGTACCTGACTAAAATTCCTCCATCTTATTAACAACATCAGGTACCATGCTATTCCTTAATAATTGATTcgcaataaatttgtttgtaacttGATGTTTTGTTGTAGTTTTTGGGGGCGATGATAACGTTAAAAGTACAGTATGGGGCAAAAACAgttttgagaatcactggtctagtACATGATTTACAGTACTTA from Styela clava chromosome 14, kaStyClav1.hap1.2, whole genome shotgun sequence encodes:
- the LOC144432041 gene encoding uncharacterized protein LOC144432041, with protein sequence MAKNMIQYDGSDWPLYCEQLEQYFIANDIADEKKVPTLIANLPTKTYQILHNLLALDLPSSKTYDVMKKTLQDHLKPKRSVFVERFAFHRRDQKFSEGVREYAAELRKLSEGCKFGPLKDDFIRDRLIFGILDEATRKRLMAKDGEKLDLQRAFQIATSMELANRDVAEISSGSVMPMVKEHYFSGKQRFNTLKCKHCGETAHDFKNCRYKNFQCFNCGRRGHIQQVCTRR